Proteins encoded together in one Pseudobacteroides sp. window:
- a CDS encoding endospore germination permease — translation MREGKIGVQEAIALIAITISVKVYFTSPTYVSKIIGTASWYMTLISTATAILGFTFIYKLLKRFPGKDLIDAFELTLGHIVGFIASMVLLLYFLVNTSLLLREFAEVLKIYALPLTPPSFVIGMFLMMVCISCFLGLESIARTARLIGLYVLAGFLIVIILAFNNYDYHNLFPFLGNGLGKTLLAGASRSSFYGEVISLGIIATSMQGVSHIKKAGYTALTISGLIVSIALFATMMAFNYATSQEIVSRMYELSRVIRIGGFLQRLDPIFLFTWCIGTLIAISLLFYCLVKTYCKSFKIKDMRPAIIPLAVIVFTVCMLPEDMITISEYVQFIRQNDWSISLGLPTVVLIIAVIRKKKGVSKSV, via the coding sequence ATGAGGGAGGGTAAAATAGGGGTTCAGGAGGCTATTGCATTGATTGCAATAACAATTAGTGTAAAGGTATACTTTACAAGCCCTACCTATGTTTCTAAAATTATTGGTACAGCATCGTGGTATATGACATTGATCTCGACTGCGACAGCTATTCTGGGCTTTACTTTTATTTACAAACTGCTTAAACGCTTTCCTGGAAAGGATTTAATTGACGCTTTTGAACTGACGCTTGGACATATTGTGGGTTTTATCGCTTCAATGGTTCTTTTGTTATACTTTCTGGTAAATACATCTTTGCTTCTGCGTGAGTTTGCAGAAGTATTAAAGATCTATGCACTCCCTTTGACTCCACCAAGTTTTGTCATCGGTATGTTCCTCATGATGGTTTGTATCTCTTGTTTCCTGGGTTTGGAGAGTATTGCTAGGACTGCAAGGCTTATTGGCCTTTATGTTCTGGCCGGTTTTTTAATTGTTATTATTCTTGCCTTCAATAACTATGATTATCACAATCTCTTCCCGTTTTTGGGAAACGGGCTTGGCAAAACCTTGCTTGCGGGTGCCAGCAGAAGCTCTTTTTATGGTGAAGTTATTTCACTAGGTATAATAGCAACATCTATGCAAGGGGTATCCCATATAAAAAAGGCTGGCTATACAGCTTTAACCATTTCGGGGCTTATTGTCTCCATAGCACTTTTTGCAACTATGATGGCTTTTAATTATGCAACTTCTCAAGAAATTGTCTCAAGGATGTATGAGTTGTCCAGGGTTATTCGTATTGGGGGTTTTCTCCAAAGGCTTGATCCGATTTTTCTTTTTACATGGTGTATTGGGACACTTATAGCTATAAGCCTTCTATTTTACTGCCTAGTAAAAACTTATTGCAAAAGCTTCAAAATAAAAGACATGCGGCCCGCAATCATTCCATTAGCCGTTATCGTTTTTACTGTCTGTATGCTGCCGGAGGATATGATCACTATTAGTGAATATGTGCAATTTATTAGACAAAATGATTGGAGCATTTCCCTAGGACTGCCTACGGTTGTACTTATTATAGCAGTTATCCGCAAGAAGAAAGGAGTTTCAAAGAGTGTTTAG
- a CDS encoding Ger(x)C family spore germination C-terminal domain-containing protein: MFRRSLLLLICILPLVSLTSCFDAKEITEWTYVYSIGMEKGVSDKLRMTIQAPSMRGGKGVGGGSGGSGGGQASDIETITIDCPSFYSGVNMLNSFMSRQINYMHTKYLVFSESLAREGIDSYITGFIRGRQVRRQINVIVTKGSASEFLSEHTTTISSSLSKKQQNMIDQADITGFFSTATYGEMLNAAKSPYSQPIAILAALNNESKFKEGEGTGKTPFKTSGDYYAGELVRKGGSRAEFLGTAVFDGGKMVGELNGDETRTLLMVRDEFKRGFYVEKDPKEEGKFVMVDVRREKSPDIKVRFEKGNPTIDVKIFLEGDILAIQSTIDYESMELKPVLEDAVKRQIKKHLDRTIKKCQDVNSDVFKFGSIAAMHFLTIPEWEDYNWLKRFKDAKVNTQIDFIIRRAGTVLKSSEMWPAEGKKGG, from the coding sequence GTGTTTAGACGCAGCTTATTATTATTGATTTGTATACTACCGTTGGTATCGCTGACTTCCTGCTTCGATGCTAAGGAAATAACCGAGTGGACTTATGTATACAGCATCGGCATGGAAAAAGGAGTATCCGACAAACTTCGTATGACCATACAGGCACCCAGCATGAGAGGCGGAAAAGGAGTAGGCGGAGGATCAGGCGGAAGCGGAGGAGGCCAGGCAAGTGATATTGAAACTATCACAATAGACTGTCCATCCTTCTACTCAGGTGTCAACATGCTTAACTCATTCATGTCAAGGCAGATAAATTATATGCATACCAAATACCTGGTTTTTTCCGAAAGCCTTGCAAGAGAAGGAATTGACTCTTATATCACGGGCTTTATAAGGGGACGCCAGGTAAGAAGACAAATAAATGTAATTGTGACAAAGGGTTCTGCAAGTGAATTCCTTAGTGAGCATACAACAACAATAAGTTCATCACTGTCAAAAAAACAGCAAAACATGATAGACCAGGCAGATATCACAGGATTTTTCAGTACTGCTACATACGGTGAAATGCTCAATGCCGCTAAATCTCCCTACAGCCAGCCAATCGCAATACTTGCAGCGTTAAATAACGAGAGTAAGTTTAAAGAGGGTGAAGGAACAGGCAAGACCCCCTTTAAGACCAGCGGAGATTATTACGCAGGTGAACTTGTGAGAAAAGGAGGCAGCAGGGCAGAATTCCTCGGCACTGCTGTATTTGACGGAGGTAAAATGGTGGGTGAATTAAACGGTGATGAAACCCGGACACTTTTAATGGTGAGGGATGAATTTAAACGGGGTTTTTATGTAGAAAAAGACCCAAAAGAGGAAGGTAAATTTGTAATGGTGGATGTCCGACGTGAAAAAAGTCCTGACATAAAAGTTCGTTTTGAGAAAGGCAATCCAACTATAGATGTAAAAATATTTTTGGAGGGCGACATATTGGCAATTCAAAGCACTATAGATTACGAAAGCATGGAACTGAAACCGGTGCTTGAGGATGCAGTAAAAAGACAAATAAAAAAACACCTTGACAGGACAATCAAAAAATGCCAGGATGTAAATTCCGATGTATTTAAATTTGGCTCAATTGCTGCAATGCACTTTCTTACAATTCCCGAATGGGAGGACTACAACTGGCTAAAAAGGTTTAAAGATGCGAAGGTAAATACTCAGATAGATTTTATAATAAGGCGTGCGGGAACAGTGCTCAAAAGCTCCGAAATGTGGCCGGCGGAAGGGAAAAAAGGAGGTTAA
- a CDS encoding glutathionylspermidine synthase family protein, translated as MIEKMSKQTACNQRIHTENILFNYYMVSSSRENLIHSQFPSYLEKSVYEDMVYCTQVLDKLVLRIIEKTAVNCEKMIFQYGEFPLHQSVKSLGRQIPPFFWVRYDAFLREDGGIFFSEFNYDKPCAQREIIIAGNSGPEQNPNLNFSKEFQKAFKNLWDDYGNHVKNPTVAVLVDPGHYEEVHLGFLYGDLLKPLGFETIIAGGKNLEVRGDCLYIFDKKIDIILRQFPVEHLYECDDIEKVLELYDKRKVLILNDPRAVFGQTKSLFAYLWEMVEGNDPFLSHEEISVIRRTIPKTCLYNPSCMEEVIKNKDAYVIKAAYGRYSQEVYIGLMHSEIEWAETVKAINNSPKLHIIQEFCPIQKQNVMCFNGQYYDETQAMGNYGIYLANGNFSGVCVRWSSDYLSLDETVWSSPIRIRKSPFYLIKTSSEGRKEKWNSINEKAAFIHGYTGGYTGPCESFTMDSLVINKQHYKELEEASEKIWSVIEKTVELVRENCNIFCPVLGIEDSLQDLVTQSITGHTAFIARLDWGVDPKGNWRMLEINSETPAGIMESIVLNDIIKSETGIKLSDPNKHLVKLIREAFSGIVNDYNQYRAIRNIGFVTPSFSEDWYNTKLLSEFLKDMPYNVSLGEISGLEAKEKKLYLYGEPLDAVYRYYPLDWLANDPYFEGVIEALKENSPSINPPVSFISQSKAFLALIWELAEQGFYEDDDRKLIDKYIPKTSLTAKKMRGTENYCIKPFFGREGQEITFSFSKKEKKANNCIYQEWIDLQTVPLQLHTTVYSVQNSVCPIFGTYIVNRKFGGIYTRGGSRVTDHNAVYISTFIDEGKY; from the coding sequence ATGATTGAAAAAATGAGCAAGCAAACAGCCTGTAATCAAAGAATACATACAGAAAACATATTGTTTAATTATTATATGGTCAGTTCCAGCAGAGAAAACCTTATTCACTCACAATTTCCATCATACCTTGAAAAAAGTGTCTACGAGGATATGGTTTACTGTACACAGGTTTTAGATAAGCTTGTGCTGAGGATTATTGAAAAAACTGCAGTAAATTGTGAGAAAATGATTTTTCAATACGGCGAATTTCCTCTGCATCAATCTGTTAAAAGCCTTGGCCGGCAAATACCGCCTTTTTTCTGGGTGAGGTACGATGCTTTTTTGAGGGAAGACGGGGGAATATTCTTTAGTGAATTCAACTATGATAAGCCATGTGCACAAAGGGAAATCATAATAGCAGGAAATTCGGGACCTGAACAAAATCCCAATTTGAATTTTTCAAAAGAATTTCAGAAGGCCTTTAAAAATTTGTGGGATGACTACGGAAACCATGTTAAAAACCCTACTGTTGCGGTGCTTGTCGATCCAGGCCACTACGAAGAGGTACATCTCGGGTTTCTCTATGGAGATTTGCTGAAACCTTTAGGATTTGAAACTATAATTGCAGGAGGAAAAAATCTTGAGGTAAGAGGGGATTGTCTTTACATATTCGATAAGAAGATTGATATAATTTTAAGACAGTTTCCTGTAGAGCATCTTTATGAGTGTGATGACATTGAGAAGGTTCTAGAGCTATATGATAAAAGGAAAGTCCTTATACTAAATGATCCTAGAGCAGTATTCGGTCAGACAAAGAGCCTTTTTGCATACCTGTGGGAAATGGTTGAAGGTAATGATCCCTTTCTGAGCCATGAGGAAATATCGGTTATCAGAAGAACAATACCCAAAACCTGCTTGTATAACCCTTCCTGTATGGAAGAGGTTATTAAGAACAAGGATGCCTATGTGATAAAGGCAGCTTACGGGCGGTACAGCCAGGAGGTCTATATTGGCTTGATGCACAGTGAGATTGAGTGGGCAGAGACTGTAAAAGCCATCAATAATTCACCCAAACTTCATATAATACAGGAGTTTTGCCCCATTCAAAAGCAAAATGTGATGTGCTTTAACGGGCAATATTATGATGAAACCCAGGCTATGGGAAATTACGGCATATATCTTGCCAATGGCAATTTTTCCGGTGTTTGTGTAAGGTGGAGCAGTGATTATCTATCACTTGATGAAACTGTTTGGAGCAGTCCCATAAGAATTCGTAAGTCTCCTTTTTATTTAATCAAGACTTCAAGTGAAGGAAGAAAAGAAAAGTGGAACAGTATTAATGAAAAAGCAGCCTTCATCCATGGTTATACAGGAGGATATACAGGTCCTTGCGAGTCCTTTACGATGGATTCATTGGTTATCAATAAGCAGCATTACAAAGAATTGGAAGAGGCATCGGAGAAGATATGGTCTGTTATTGAAAAAACGGTTGAATTGGTCAGGGAGAATTGCAATATATTCTGTCCTGTTTTAGGTATTGAAGACAGCTTGCAGGATCTGGTAACTCAAAGCATTACAGGCCATACGGCATTTATAGCCCGTCTTGATTGGGGTGTAGACCCCAAAGGGAATTGGCGTATGCTTGAAATTAACTCAGAAACACCTGCGGGTATTATGGAGAGCATAGTTTTAAATGACATAATAAAAAGTGAAACAGGAATAAAACTGAGTGATCCCAACAAACACCTTGTAAAGCTAATACGTGAAGCATTCTCGGGTATTGTAAATGATTATAATCAATATAGAGCAATAAGAAACATTGGTTTTGTAACACCTTCCTTCAGTGAAGATTGGTACAACACAAAGCTATTAAGTGAGTTTCTTAAGGATATGCCATATAATGTTTCTTTAGGGGAGATTTCCGGTTTGGAAGCTAAAGAAAAAAAGCTGTATCTTTATGGGGAGCCGCTAGATGCAGTTTATAGGTATTATCCTCTCGATTGGCTGGCTAACGACCCATATTTTGAGGGTGTCATAGAGGCCTTAAAGGAAAATTCGCCAAGCATTAATCCCCCTGTATCTTTTATTTCTCAAAGCAAGGCTTTTTTAGCACTGATTTGGGAATTGGCTGAGCAGGGATTTTATGAAGATGATGACAGGAAGCTTATTGATAAATATATACCTAAGACTTCACTTACGGCAAAGAAAATGAGGGGTACGGAAAATTACTGCATTAAGCCCTTTTTTGGAAGAGAGGGCCAGGAAATTACATTCAGCTTTTCAAAGAAAGAAAAAAAAGCAAATAACTGCATTTATCAAGAATGGATCGACTTGCAAACTGTGCCGCTGCAGCTTCATACAACTGTTTACTCAGTGCAGAACTCTGTATGTCCTATCTTTGGGACTTATATAGTAAATAGAAAATTTGGAGGAATTTATACCAGGGGCGGGAGCCGTGTAACTGATCATAATGCGGTATATATATCTACTTTTATAGATGAAGGAAAATATTGA
- a CDS encoding DUF350 domain-containing protein translates to MNAYINAGTFFLATSVVVLIAILIFDLIVRYKVWEEIQKGNMAVAMSTGGIVAGVANIMHFAIMSNDSIYNTAIWGGIGTLLLLVVYFAFELLTPKLNVSEEIGKGNRAVGFISMIFSISFSFIIGASIS, encoded by the coding sequence ATGAACGCTTACATCAATGCAGGAACTTTTTTCCTTGCAACATCGGTAGTTGTTCTAATTGCAATTCTGATTTTTGACCTCATAGTAAGGTACAAAGTCTGGGAAGAAATTCAAAAAGGAAATATGGCTGTAGCAATGTCAACAGGAGGTATTGTTGCGGGTGTTGCCAACATAATGCACTTTGCAATAATGTCAAATGATTCTATTTATAATACGGCTATATGGGGAGGAATTGGGACTCTTTTACTTCTTGTTGTGTATTTTGCATTTGAGCTATTGACGCCAAAACTTAACGTTAGTGAGGAAATAGGGAAGGGAAACCGTGCAGTAGGGTTTATTTCAATGATTTTTTCCATTTCCTTTAGTTTTATAATAGGTGCAAGTATTTCTTAA